The Candidatus Scalindua japonica genome includes the window TCCTGGGCTCTTTAATGAAGAGAAAATATGGGATTGCTATTAGCGGTACCCATGGTAAAACAACAACAACTGCAATGATTTCCACAATATTAAAAAAGACCGGGCATGAACCTTCTTTTGTAATCGGTGGTAATGTGACAGATATCGGGGGTAATTCTTCTAATGGCAAAGGAGGTTATTTTGTAGCTGAGGCATGTGAATATGATAGGACGTTTCTAAATCTGACACCACAGATAGGTGTAATCACTAATATTGAAGAAGATCATCTGGATTATTATAAAGATATTGATGGGATTACAGACGCTTTTACAGAGTTTGTCTCTCTGGTTCCGGAAGACGGGTTGCTCGTTATAAGCCATGATGATATAAATGTAAGGAAAGTTGTAAAGGATGCGAGGTGCAAGGTTGAAAGTTACTCAATTACTACAGTATCTGATTTTTTCAATAAGGTTACTATTGCCGGGAAGAGAGATTTAAAGACTTATTCCAGTGGTGAAAGAATTAATTGTGAGCCAGGTGCAACATGGCTTGCCGTAGTGACTTATTCTGATAAGGTAGTAAATCATTTCATTGTTTTTAAGAAATCGGAATATTTTGGTGACTTTTGCCTTAAAACACCAGGATTACACAATGTTTCAAATGCGCTTGCTGCAATCTCGGTATGTAATTACTTAGGTTTAAACGGAAAAACCATAAAAAGAGCGTTGGCATCATTTAATGGTGTAAATCGACGTTTTCAAACCAGCAGTAGTAAAAACGGCATTACAATTATTGATGATTTTGCTCATCACCCGACAGCAATCAAAACAACGTTGGCAACTGCAAGGGAGATCTATCCTTTACAACGTATTTGGTGCGTGTTCCAGCCGCATCAACATAATCGTACAAAACTTCTTTTGAGAGACTTTGCCACCGCTCTCACACTCGCCGACAAGGTAATCATTGCTGATATTTATGCTGCAAGAGATTCGGGTATAGCAAGAGAGACCGTCAGCTCACAGGATCTTAAACATGAATTGCAGGCAATGGGCGGTGATGTGGTGTGTATAAAAAATATTTCTGAGATTATCGATAGTTTACGTTTAAGTGTGAAAAGAGATGATATTATCATGGTCCTTGGTGCTGGTGATATCTGGAAAGTTACCAATAGTTTGAAAAATACTCCTGAGTGTAAAATATGATTAGCAGCCCTGACATTATTAACGAAATATTCAGATACGATGTTCCTCTCCGAAAATATACTTCCTTCAAGACTGGGGGAACGGCTGAGATATTTGTAGAACCGTTAGGCACTTCAGAGCTTAAGAAGGTACTCCAGTTCTGTAAAGATGAGCAGAAAAAGGTATATATCTTTGGGAAAGGTACCAACCTCCTTATTAACGATAATGGTGTAAAAGGTGTAGTGATACATTTAGGAGGCATAAATTTTAAAAATGTAGAAAGAGACGGTAGATATGTGCTGTCCGGGGCAGGTGTAAACCTTCCTAAACTTATTCGCACGGTGGCCTTAAGTGGATTTGGAGGGCTGGAGGTGCTGGCGGGAATCCCCGGTACTGTTGGAGGCGCTGTAATGATGAATGCGGGAGGGAAACACGGTAACATAAGTGATACTGTTAGCGCATTGACTACAATGACCCTTGACGGCGATATAATAAAGTATAAGCGTAAAGATGTAGGGTTTGAATATCGTAGGTGTAATCTAAAAAAACAAATAGTAGTTGAAGTGGAATTTCTGTTAAATGAATCTAAGATAGAAGCAGTTCTTGAGAGAATGGATGAGATTTATCATGAAAAACAGGAAACACAACCTTTGGGAACGTTTAATGCTGGAAGTATATTTAAAAATACATCGGAATATAAGGCGGCAGAACTTATTGATATGGCAAATCTCAAAGGTATGAAGGTGGGAAACGCTATTGTTTCTGAAAAACATGCAAATTTCATTGTTAACACCGGGAATGCTACCAGTAGTGATGTGATTGAACTTATAAGGATTATTAAAGAAACCGTCAAGAATAAATATAAGGTTTCTCTGGAAGAAGAAATACATATTTGGTAATTATCTAAATGTTATAATAATTAATTGAGAGACGCAGTAAATCTAAGAATTTAGTTAAAGATACAAGGAAGATATATCATCCTTGTTGACTGAAAATTTTAAAATAATTAGTTCGAAAACCTGAAAATAGTGAATTTTTGTGAACAACTACCGATAATTTCTTATATACAAGCTGGTTCTCTTACATTTACTGTTTTCTAATGGGAATTTCACTGAAATGTATGGATATGCGGCATATTAGTGAATACTTACGAATTTAGTATTGAACTTAAGTTTATTGGATTTTCCTGATGAATAAAAAAAATTAGAGAAAACTGAAAAAACTTGGAAAAACTATTAGGCGGTAATTTATCATTCTCTTCACATAAAAAATAAGGAGGTTTTTTACATAATGTTTGAGACTGAAAATATATTGGGGATTGTTGTGGCAGACAAGTATGGAATTATAAAGTCTGTCAGTCCTGGCAATGGAAACTTACCTTCCAGCTTGATTGGTATGAAGTGGTATGATGCTTTTCCGATACCGGATAAAGAAATCAATATTGTAGAAAAAAGAAGTCCTGAGGTTTTCAGATTATGCGAATCCGGGAAAAAGTTGTC containing:
- the murC gene encoding UDP-N-acetylmuramate--L-alanine ligase, which produces MKLISKEYFQETDSHNNNFDLIDYGSDNGKSVYFIGIGGAGMSAIAKILINEGYIVSGSDMECSPATYELGELGVRINTKQNGEGLGQDTNLVITSAAIHENNPDLKKARSLGLRVVKYSEFLGSLMKRKYGIAISGTHGKTTTTAMISTILKKTGHEPSFVIGGNVTDIGGNSSNGKGGYFVAEACEYDRTFLNLTPQIGVITNIEEDHLDYYKDIDGITDAFTEFVSLVPEDGLLVISHDDINVRKVVKDARCKVESYSITTVSDFFNKVTIAGKRDLKTYSSGERINCEPGATWLAVVTYSDKVVNHFIVFKKSEYFGDFCLKTPGLHNVSNALAAISVCNYLGLNGKTIKRALASFNGVNRRFQTSSSKNGITIIDDFAHHPTAIKTTLATAREIYPLQRIWCVFQPHQHNRTKLLLRDFATALTLADKVIIADIYAARDSGIARETVSSQDLKHELQAMGGDVVCIKNISEIIDSLRLSVKRDDIIMVLGAGDIWKVTNSLKNTPECKI
- the murB gene encoding UDP-N-acetylmuramate dehydrogenase; translated protein: MISSPDIINEIFRYDVPLRKYTSFKTGGTAEIFVEPLGTSELKKVLQFCKDEQKKVYIFGKGTNLLINDNGVKGVVIHLGGINFKNVERDGRYVLSGAGVNLPKLIRTVALSGFGGLEVLAGIPGTVGGAVMMNAGGKHGNISDTVSALTTMTLDGDIIKYKRKDVGFEYRRCNLKKQIVVEVEFLLNESKIEAVLERMDEIYHEKQETQPLGTFNAGSIFKNTSEYKAAELIDMANLKGMKVGNAIVSEKHANFIVNTGNATSSDVIELIRIIKETVKNKYKVSLEEEIHIW